Sequence from the Nasonia vitripennis strain AsymCx chromosome 5, Nvit_psr_1.1, whole genome shotgun sequence genome:
AACAGAGACTGTGGACTGTGTGCAGCCGTTCTTAAGGACGGTGTACCAGAGAACACTATGACTCGATCAGCCAAATATGTTGCCATAATAAAATCGTGCTCTACTACAAAACCAGTTTTCTTTGCATGCAATATAAATctgtaatttattaatttatgatgATAACAAATTGTTTTTGTGTTTTCAACAATATATCTATTATATGGGTCGCAAAAGAAATATTACCTCTTTATAACTTTGGCAGCAACTAGACGTTGCTCGGAATCCAGGTAGGCAGATGGTTCATCAACTAGATAAACGTCTGCCGGTTTACCCAAACAAAGAGCAAGTGCAACACGTTGCAATTCACCACCCGATAAATTTTGTACCTCTTGATCAATGATATCGTCGATTTTCAATGGTTTCATTACATCAGTAATGAACTGTGGATGAACGTAAGCATCGCGAATTTTTTCATGCAACAATTGTCTAACGATGCCCTGAGACTTGGGACTAATCTTTTGGGGTTTATAACTGATATGCAACTGCGGTATGTTACctgaagaataaaaataataataagtatttCTTGAATATGAAAAAGAAGCTTGCAAACATTCGTTAATTACCTGATCCGTCATCCGGAGGTAAATTACCAGCCAGCATTCTAATGAAAGTTGTCTTTCCTGTACCATTTTCTCCCAAGAGTACAAGAATTTCTGAATCTGTAAACTGTCCTTTTTCAACCACCAACTGGAACGAACCCATAGTTTTAACCATAGCTGGATATTCATAATGGCTCATTCTTTTAACTTCTTCTTCCGTAGCACTTTCAGCTACTTTAAATACTAAAGATTCTTCACGGAAGCGCAAATTTTCTGTTGGAACAAAACCGTCAAGGAATATGTTTATGCCTTCTCTTACAGAGAAGGGCATAGTAACAACTCCATAAGCACCAGGCACTCCGTATAAACAACAAATAAAATCTGAAAGGTAATCCAGTACCGATAGATCGTGCTCTACTACAATGATGAATCtgaaataaatgattcagaataatgtaaattttgttattaattttacaacaatatatacatttttaaaaaaataaaattaatgtattACTTGTCTGGATGAATAAGAGATCTAATAGTAACAGCAGCATTAAGACGTTGTTTAACGTCCAGATAAGAAGATGGTTCATCAAACATGAAAATATCTCCATCTTGAATGCACACCATGGCACAAGCAAAACGTTGGAGCTCTCCTCCTGAGAGTGCCTCAATACCTCTATCTCGTATGTGCATTAAATctagaaataaaattaataaattagcttggagaacaaaaattttctatttttgtataaataatatcttTTTACCAAGTAATTCGCAAATTCTAACTTGATTGTTACATTCATCTTTTTTATCCAATAACTGTTGAACAGTTCCCTTGACTGCTTTTGGGATCTGATCAACGTATTGTGGCTTAATGAGTGCTTTCAGGTCATCTTCAAGAATTTTAGTAAAATAGTTTTGTAATTCGCTACCCCTAAAGTGACTCAAAATTTCTGTCCAGTCTGGTGGATcctaaaaaaagtataaaaaacatttttaaatttaaaaaagagtataaaaaatagtttttaatttgattaaataagCGATCTTACAGTAAAACGACCCAAGTTTGGTTTCTGCTTTCCagctaaaattttcaaagcagTTGATTTTCCAATTCCATTTGTTCCTACAAGACCAAGAACTTCTCCTGGACGAGGTATTGGAAGTCTATGCAACTTGAACGAGTTCTTTGAGTAACGATGCGTTGTTTCCTTTTCCAAATTACTTGGAAGATTGATGATAGAAATAGCCTCAAATGGACATTTCTGAATAaatagacagagagagagagagagacatgaTTCATTTCTGGAAAGTCAAGTTAACAAACATTGCATATAAAGTTTGACACATACCTTTACACAAATACCGCAACCAATACATAATTCTTCAGAAATGGAGGCTATTTTACTATTGGGAGTTACTTCTATGCACAGCTTTCCCATTCGCACAACAGGGCACGATCTTTTGCACTCTTGACGGCATCTTTTAGGTTTACACTTATCTGTATTAACAATGGCTATTCGAGTCAAGCGATCCGTTTCTTCTGTTGAACGTTTTGGAGGCATTTTGCTTCAACAGATTATTCGAAACCTGGTAGAGGAAAaagaattgtttatttaaatttgcaaaaatgaagaaaacaaAGTCAACTTTGTATACAACTAATCGAGAAAGAACGATTCCCTTTTCACTTCTAAAATCCACAAAGTTTTCTGAACAATTCAGAAATTTCTGgattttattaatgtattaATATGTTACACTTTTCCTCTTCAATCGCACATCTGGTTACTTGCAGCAATGCACGATTCTCAAGCGTTTCTAACCTAGCTTTCAATACGCATGAGATAACATAACCAGCTTAAAAACCGGGCAAGACTTGTGATAAATTTAGCGAATACTTGCCTGTTTTAATTAGAGAAATTAAGAAATCTCGGCAACAACATTTGACAAACGAAAGCagcgataaaaaatatcttaGCTTGTCAAAAAGGAAACGTGGAATCCAGATTGGTCGATGGGACTCGGGAGTGCAGCACGACCTCTTTGCAGTCCGTCGCCGACTCGCACGCTTTGAGATGATGCCTTCTCTTTTCGCCACTTCTCTTTACCCCCATCGTCCGCCCACAAGCCGACACAATCTACTTGCCCCATACAGATTATTCGGAGCATTCGAACTTTtactttaaatatatatatactacgGAACTTATTGTAAGCAATAGTTGtaattatatgtatatcaGTTATAGTCCCGTCAACTATATTATAATCTGATcctgaataatatatttacagtTTTTATCTTTCATTTGATTgtcgaattattatttaaagcagagtcaaacatttttttcctgAAATATAAAACATCGAAATAATGtatctattttttaaattgatattAATCGAATGAAAATACGTATTGTAcatacattttaaaataaaattaaatatctaTGGCTGCTGATTCACATCTTAATTCAGATTTCGTGGAATCACGCCTGCCAAACGTACAAAAATTAATACGTCTTTTCACTACTTGTATATTGGCATCCTTGGCACACGACGACGTCTGGACCTGGTCTGATACGCATACGATATGCTATACTATACAGTTGCACGCACTATATGTATACTGCTGCACATTACTTTACCAATCTGCTAGTTTTCACGGAATCCTCAAAATCTATTATTGCacgtttgaaattttgtacgaTTAAAAGGATATAAGGTTTATTGTTGTTTCTTGTGCACGTCATGCTTATTCTATgaaacttatatatatattttctctCGATAACAATATTAGCCAATAAACTTTAATCAAGACAGATGTTTATAAAATGTCTACAaggtatttaaaaaaagtttatggCAATGATATTGCTCTAGAGGATAATAATGAAGAGTCGGAGCCGGAATTGAATGATGTCCAAGTTGGAGgaagtaaaaaaaagcaatttaATGTCTTTGACCTTGTGAgttcatatttatttattatttatgtatGTGTGAGGATTTACTAATTTTTGATTACCTTGATACGTAGTTAAACCAATCGTCCGATAATGACGATAATGAGACTGAAAATATTCAAGAAGATGAAACTGAAgaaggagaggaaaaaattaatgataatAAATCCAAAAGTAAGAAAAAACGTAAGAAGCATAGAAAAGTTCATAAGCAGAAAGATACTCTAGAAGAAATTTCAGATGATCAAAGCAATAAAAGCCAAGATAATTTAGATGAAATTGATCGAACAGTCCGGCAAATTAATAAACTATTAGGTGAACCTGGACCAAGCACTAGTCTTGGATCAGCAGACAATCTACAGTTGTCCCTTATAGCTAAATCAAAGGAACAGACATTAATTGTACAGCACAAGCATCTAAATGCTTACAACGAATTGAAAAGGATATTTGGGAGCAGAACTATTCAAGCAGAACAAACGTAAGAtaacaattaattaatttttactataattCACAAATTtctaacaaaattattttttctgattatATAGCAAGCCAAGAAATAGAGGTCGAACTGGGCATTTAAAGAAGACTTGGTTAGTATCTGTACGTGAAAATATGTTACCTATTTCAAAATCTGGTATTTCTATGACAATAGACAGAACCATGAATGAAAAAGGGGTGCAGTATTTTGTATATGAACATAGCACTTCGTATCGTCAGGtgcaacaaaaatttattaatgctGTCGAGAGTTTAAATCCAGAAAATATCATTGTGAGTTAAAAACAGACAGATAACATTGTAtaagttgaaaattaaaataatttaccaTTCAATTTTTTAGAGTATTGTGAATGAACATCCTTACAATGTTGACGCACTCTTACAATCAGCTGAACTGTGTAAATTAAGTGAAGATTTGGCAATGGCAGCAAGACTCATAGAAAgagcaatattttatttggAATATGCTTTCCATCCAATGTTCAATATGACTACTGCTAATTGTAGATTAGATTACAGGAAACAACAAAATCGTGCCTTTTTTATAGCATTGTTTAAACATCTAGTTTTAGTTGGTGGTAGAGCATGTTACAGGTATATCATTACTTTTACTACTTTACTTTACTTATcctgattttaataattcacatggtttgttaatttttttcgaaatagAACTAGTTTAGAACTTTGCAAGTTATTGCTCTCTTTGGATCCTGAGGGAGATCCATTGGCAGTTGTGTTGATGATAGATTTTTATGCCATTCGATCAAAGGAGTATGAATGGTTTTGTGAGTTTTGTAATTTATGGGAGAATTCGAGAAATCTTCAACAACTCCCCAACATTGCTTACAGTTTAGCACTCGCCTATTTTCACTTGGGCAAGCAAGAAACTGCAGATGAACTTTTGCAAAATGCACTTATCATGTTTCCTGGTGTATTAAATCCATTATTAGATAAATGTAGCATAAATACGGATTCTAAGGTGATTACATTTTATCTTGATTCGTAAAATACAAGCATtgcaattaataaattttgaattttaggTGAAACTTCATGAATTTTTCACAACTAAAGCTGAAAGTAGTACACCACCAGCTTTGGATAAATTACAAACCTTATACATTGCAAGAAGTTTTCATTTATGGAAAGAAGCAGAAATCTTACCATggcttgaaaaaaatgtaaacataGTTTTTCAACGACTAGATTCCAAGGATGATTATGTTAAGTTTTGTCAAGTTAAAAGGACTAAAAGATACCAAGGGAAATTACCGCGAAATATTTTAAGACATCTCATTGTTTCTGATTTGAAAGATGTTACAGTTAATGTTCAAGGGGTACATACTTATTTGATTACTATTATTACATATGACGAtcaaataatattgtaaataattaactttcttttctttagATACAAAATGAAGGTTCAATTTTGTCACATGATCCTCTGCCTCctgaaaattcaataaatatatacagCAATCCACGAACAGCAAGAAGAAACAATGAAGCGCATACTAATCTTCtatcattatttttctcttcatttTTTATGGATCTAGAAAATGAAATTGCAGTTGCAAACGGTGCTAATAATCCAAAGTAAGACCAAATTGATCGATTGAAAAACCACTTTGTAAACTATTTAATAATATGACAATCTGCATTTTACAGTGATCATCAGGGATACCAAAACGAATATGACTAAGGCTCTCAACTTCCAATATAGTCAGCtaagtttttcaaattttggtTAGTCAAAATGaaacttaaaataaatttcatcattgtaaataaatatgaatcgcatattgtaacaataaaacaaatattatttaatacattttattttaatacaaatctacaatataaaaaatgttcattttaGTCATagatttgtaaaaattaagaaaaaagtaaTACTAATTTTGCCCCTCATacaaattgtattttttatacatatttttttcattaactCTGTGAgctttttattatgaaatgtTAAGTTTGGCATGAGTTTCATATATaactattcaataaatttaatttgtataataataatagttggTTAATAAttcggaaaaataaaaaataaggataaataataaaatcgttatttcaatattgaattatatcaaataatttttacaatcaaAGTCTGTGAAAATTTGTATTCTTTTCATTATTAGAAATACAAATCTGATAAAAAAATgtctaaatattttttaataaatgtttgGACATTTTTGAAGTTTCAAACTTGAATGAATGCacaatagttatttgtgcCAAATGCTTTTGAGCTATAAATGCTTTCATCTGTCTTTAAAGTAACTCTGCTTAAATCATGCTGCGGAAGACGGGATTGTAACGACAAATTCCTGGTCCATTCTCCTGATAATCAGCTTTAGTATGACAAACAGTATAAAATTCTGGGTCACTAGCCAACAGAGCTCCACCATACCACACTGCACAACGTTGTTTGTGATGTGATATAACGCGAACATCAACAGGTTTTGGCTGAAAAAAAACCAACCTTGTTCTAATAACTTATTTGtcatgcaatattttaatcattaGTACTTCAATATTACCGTAATGTGGCCACCACTTAGTGCTGTACTTAGTTTTAATCGTGCATCAacagtttttttaatatctctCTGCAATCGCCTTCCAAAGTCCTTAAACATTGTTGATCCTCCAGAAAGAACAATGTTGTTGTACAGTGGTCTTCTGACATCAATAGGACAATTTTGAATAACATCGTCCACAATTTCACTTAATGGAGTTGTAAAATCTGGATTTGAAAACTAAACTCAGATaagatatattattattaatattagtatattaatatagtatattaaaaagtcgatttttaagattttcaaGTCTAGTCTCGTTTACCTCAGGATGAAAGAAAATTTCTGGTCCAAGAAATCTTTCATAACCAACATCTACAGCAAATGGCTGCTTggttatattattaataccaTTGTATTTTGCAAATTTACTAGGATCACTATCGAATTTTGCGAATTCCTTAGCAATATCAGGGCATATAAAGCAATGTTTTTCTTTGATAGCTTTTGCTGTTTCCAGTGACTGTTCTGGCGGGATACCCACTTCTCGATCTCTCAAAAGACTCTGAATAAAGTATGTAATATCACGACCAGCAATTGGAATGTGTTTAATGCAACTGCCTATAACAAAACCTTCGGcctaaagaaaattaaaataccagttaaaatattatttgattaGGCGTAAGTATAATGGAAATTcctaaatgataaaaaatcttaCAACTGGTATAACATGAGTTACTCCATCACCACTGTCAACAACAATACCAGTTAAATTTCTATCTTCAACATTCTTAGCCATCCATGATGCTGCAATAGCCAGTACTGCTTGAACAGCAATGTACAATCCAGAAACATTAAATGATTCAAACATTATCTCTGCTGTATATTCACGATTCTCAGGAGTATTTAAAGGGGGCTCAGTCAGAAGAAAATAATGATCCTCTGGCTCTGCTCTTAggtatttgaaaatacattGTTGGAGAAAACGTTCCATTAAATCCCAGTCTTCCACAAGACCATGTCTGACTGGATACTATTTGTCAAAGAAATatgaaaagttttatttttgatttatcaaCAATATAAAGAAGCTCAAAAGATGATCAGTTTACCTTGACAGCATAGCCAGTTGCTTCAAATGCCTCATCTCCTATATAGAAATCTAAATCTTCTATACCTTTGGTAACACGCCTTGCTGAATTATCACCAACTTTTGCTGATTCCTTTATTGCTATTGCCGAAGGTATCATGAGCTGAGGCTCTTTATTTCCAGCAAAGCCTAGCTTTGTATATCTGCAATTACGTATAAACATAAAATGTTAGGATAAACCatgataataatgataataataatagtagtaaTGATGGCAAGTTTTAATGGGCTTACCCTGTTCCCACA
This genomic interval carries:
- the LOC100124233 gene encoding actin-related protein 3, with the translated sequence MSHLPPCVIDVGTGYTKLGFAGNKEPQLMIPSAIAIKESAKVGDNSARRVTKGIEDLDFYIGDEAFEATGYAVKYPVRHGLVEDWDLMERFLQQCIFKYLRAEPEDHYFLLTEPPLNTPENREYTAEIMFESFNVSGLYIAVQAVLAIAASWMAKNVEDRNLTGIVVDSGDGVTHVIPVAEGFVIGSCIKHIPIAGRDITYFIQSLLRDREVGIPPEQSLETAKAIKEKHCFICPDIAKEFAKFDSDPSKFAKYNGINNITKQPFAVDVGYERFLGPEIFFHPEFSNPDFTTPLSEIVDDVIQNCPIDVRRPLYNNIVLSGGSTMFKDFGRRLQRDIKKTVDARLKLSTALSGGHITPKPVDVRVISHHKQRCAVWYGGALLASDPEFYTVCHTKADYQENGPGICRYNPVFRSMI
- the LOC100124232 gene encoding transcription factor 25; the protein is MSTRYLKKVYGNDIALEDNNEESEPELNDVQVGGSKKKQFNVFDLLNQSSDNDDNETENIQEDETEEGEEKINDNKSKSKKKRKKHRKVHKQKDTLEEISDDQSNKSQDNLDEIDRTVRQINKLLGEPGPSTSLGSADNLQLSLIAKSKEQTLIVQHKHLNAYNELKRIFGSRTIQAEQTKPRNRGRTGHLKKTWLVSVRENMLPISKSGISMTIDRTMNEKGVQYFVYEHSTSYRQVQQKFINAVESLNPENIISIVNEHPYNVDALLQSAELCKLSEDLAMAARLIERAIFYLEYAFHPMFNMTTANCRLDYRKQQNRAFFIALFKHLVLVGGRACYRTSLELCKLLLSLDPEGDPLAVVLMIDFYAIRSKEYEWFCEFCNLWENSRNLQQLPNIAYSLALAYFHLGKQETADELLQNALIMFPGVLNPLLDKCSINTDSKVKLHEFFTTKAESSTPPALDKLQTLYIARSFHLWKEAEILPWLEKNVNIVFQRLDSKDDYVKFCQVKRTKRYQGKLPRNILRHLIVSDLKDVTVNVQGIQNEGSILSHDPLPPENSINIYSNPRTARRNNEAHTNLLSLFFSSFFMDLENEIAVANGANNPNDHQGYQNEYD
- the LOC100124231 gene encoding ATP-binding cassette sub-family E member 1 encodes the protein MPPKRSTEETDRLTRIAIVNTDKCKPKRCRQECKRSCPVVRMGKLCIEVTPNSKIASISEELCIGCGICVKKCPFEAISIINLPSNLEKETTHRYSKNSFKLHRLPIPRPGEVLGLVGTNGIGKSTALKILAGKQKPNLGRFTDPPDWTEILSHFRGSELQNYFTKILEDDLKALIKPQYVDQIPKAVKGTVQQLLDKKDECNNQVRICELLDLMHIRDRGIEALSGGELQRFACAMVCIQDGDIFMFDEPSSYLDVKQRLNAAVTIRSLIHPDKFIIVVEHDLSVLDYLSDFICCLYGVPGAYGVVTMPFSVREGINIFLDGFVPTENLRFREESLVFKVAESATEEEVKRMSHYEYPAMVKTMGSFQLVVEKGQFTDSEILVLLGENGTGKTTFIRMLAGNLPPDDGSGNIPQLHISYKPQKISPKSQGIVRQLLHEKIRDAYVHPQFITDVMKPLKIDDIIDQEVQNLSGGELQRVALALCLGKPADVYLVDEPSAYLDSEQRLVAAKVIKRFILHAKKTGFVVEHDFIMATYLADRVIVFSGTPSLRTAAHSPQSLLNGMNRFLELLGITFRRDPNNFRPRINKNQSVKDLEQKRAGQYFFLEE